Proteins from a single region of Desulfatirhabdium butyrativorans DSM 18734:
- a CDS encoding acyl-CoA dehydrogenase family protein translates to MDFDLTPEQEMIRKEVRKFAQKVIAPIAGELDEKEEFSSEITIRMGEIGLFGMFVPETYGGQGMDYLSYIIAVEEVARVDGSQAATIAAGNSLGIGPIYYFGTEEQKHKYLPTLCSGKGLWGFGLTEPTAGSDAGGSRTTAVFDGTHWVINGSKIFITNAANDLTMGVTVQAVTGTRPNGRPEYTCFIVEKGTPGFRAVPMHKKMMWRASNTAELYFDDVRVPPENILGKQGDGFHQMLKTLDGGRLSIAAMGLGGAQGAYDAALSYAKQREQFGQPISKFQAVAFKLADCAVDIECGRNLLYKACWLRNHKRPFEKEAAMAKLFCSEMMGRVADHAVQIHGGYGLMKDYNVERFYRDHKLLEIGEGTSEVQRLVISRYIGC, encoded by the coding sequence TTGGATTTTGATCTGACACCCGAACAGGAAATGATTCGCAAGGAAGTCCGAAAATTCGCCCAGAAGGTCATCGCTCCCATTGCGGGAGAACTGGATGAAAAAGAAGAGTTTTCTTCGGAAATCACCATCCGGATGGGCGAAATCGGCCTTTTTGGGATGTTCGTCCCGGAAACCTACGGCGGGCAGGGGATGGATTATCTGTCCTACATCATTGCCGTCGAGGAGGTCGCACGGGTAGACGGTTCCCAGGCAGCGACCATCGCCGCCGGGAATTCCCTCGGTATCGGGCCGATTTATTATTTTGGCACGGAAGAACAGAAACACAAGTACCTGCCGACCCTGTGCAGCGGAAAAGGCCTCTGGGGATTCGGGCTGACGGAACCCACAGCCGGATCGGATGCCGGCGGCAGCCGGACGACAGCTGTATTCGACGGCACCCACTGGGTCATCAACGGATCGAAGATTTTCATCACGAACGCGGCCAACGACCTGACCATGGGCGTCACGGTGCAGGCCGTCACCGGCACCAGACCCAACGGCAGACCCGAATACACCTGTTTCATCGTGGAGAAGGGAACCCCGGGGTTTCGGGCCGTTCCCATGCACAAGAAAATGATGTGGCGGGCGTCCAACACGGCCGAGCTCTATTTCGACGATGTCCGGGTACCCCCCGAAAACATCCTCGGCAAACAAGGAGACGGTTTTCACCAGATGCTGAAAACCCTCGACGGCGGAAGGCTTTCCATCGCCGCGATGGGTCTCGGAGGCGCCCAGGGGGCCTACGATGCAGCCCTCAGCTATGCCAAACAGCGGGAGCAATTCGGTCAGCCCATCAGCAAATTCCAGGCCGTCGCCTTCAAGCTGGCCGACTGCGCCGTCGATATCGAATGCGGCCGGAATCTGCTCTACAAAGCCTGCTGGTTGCGCAACCACAAGAGGCCTTTCGAAAAAGAGGCCGCAATGGCGAAGCTTTTCTGCTCCGAGATGATGGGCAGGGTGGCGGATCACGCCGTTCAGATCCATGGCGGATACGGCCTGATGAAAGACTATAACGTCGAGCGCTTTTATCGGGATCACAAACTGCTCGAAATCGGAGAAGGGACATCCGAAGTCCAGCGGCTGGTCATTTCACGATACATCGGATGCTGA
- a CDS encoding HD domain-containing phosphohydrolase codes for MIQTLTSTLLEMNRNLDDGRDVLEVLQAFAGHLANAFSARGTMLFQIGMMPFTVKPLQTAGLKPDESDALAQILNARISDCLLEEPGAIVLPDAAGRPISCLIVPLVQHAGQWVMLLLLDVSSGIDCDGCCKALQSVLDTHGAAIRVAWRYSRYFDVFRNVSAAIHCGEDIQTILQTIVQQAAEAMAAKGCIFWIVNEEHRRIDNSAMHGFSYASLASVDYQTLCSLFGQCGTDPVLIEDARYEPRIPDLERLGKKRVRSIVGVPVSIVDEYRGILAVYFGQIKRPAKREIDFLKALAEQGALALQRAMRYDRNMIDTFRQTIEGLALAIEAKDATTHGHSLKVATYCRMTALEFGLNDKEAERLYRAGLLHDIGKIGIRDQHLNKLGMLNTREYAAIQKHPQIGAAILQPLAFLKDIVALVKYHHERYDGSGYPEGLRGDAIPLGARILAACDCFETMISGRAYIQAISLREAMTKLRQMAGKTLDPQVVDALIRAIEHHPEDMNLPDTMPLPAEPELLDWMKRFQPIF; via the coding sequence ATGATCCAAACACTGACCAGCACCCTTCTGGAAATGAATCGAAACCTCGATGACGGCCGGGATGTCCTCGAGGTTCTTCAGGCATTCGCCGGGCACCTGGCAAACGCGTTTTCCGCCCGGGGCACCATGCTGTTTCAGATCGGCATGATGCCCTTTACGGTGAAGCCATTGCAAACCGCCGGTCTGAAACCGGACGAAAGCGATGCGCTTGCGCAGATCCTGAACGCCCGTATCTCCGATTGCCTGCTGGAAGAGCCGGGAGCGATTGTCCTGCCCGATGCTGCAGGCCGTCCGATCTCCTGTCTGATTGTCCCGCTGGTGCAGCATGCCGGCCAGTGGGTGATGCTGCTTTTGCTGGATGTCTCTTCGGGTATCGACTGCGACGGCTGCTGCAAAGCACTTCAATCGGTATTGGACACCCATGGGGCGGCGATTCGTGTGGCATGGCGTTACAGCCGATATTTCGACGTGTTTCGAAACGTCAGCGCCGCCATTCACTGCGGGGAAGATATTCAAACCATTCTGCAGACCATCGTTCAGCAGGCTGCGGAAGCCATGGCTGCCAAAGGTTGCATTTTCTGGATCGTCAATGAAGAACACCGGCGGATCGACAACTCGGCCATGCATGGATTTTCCTACGCCAGTCTCGCATCGGTCGATTACCAGACGCTCTGCAGCTTATTTGGCCAGTGCGGCACCGATCCGGTGCTGATCGAGGACGCCCGCTACGAGCCCCGGATTCCGGATCTGGAGCGGCTCGGGAAAAAGCGGGTACGCTCCATCGTCGGCGTGCCGGTTTCCATCGTGGACGAATATCGCGGCATTCTTGCCGTCTATTTCGGGCAGATCAAGCGGCCAGCCAAACGGGAAATCGATTTCCTGAAAGCCCTTGCCGAACAGGGGGCGCTGGCGCTTCAGCGCGCCATGCGCTACGACCGCAACATGATCGACACCTTTCGCCAGACCATCGAAGGGCTCGCTCTGGCCATCGAGGCAAAGGATGCCACAACCCACGGCCATTCGTTGAAGGTCGCCACCTATTGCCGGATGACGGCCCTGGAATTCGGATTGAACGACAAAGAGGCGGAACGCCTCTATCGCGCCGGATTGCTCCACGATATCGGGAAAATCGGCATCCGGGACCAGCACCTGAACAAACTGGGGATGCTGAACACCAGGGAATATGCGGCCATCCAGAAGCATCCGCAGATCGGCGCCGCCATCCTGCAACCGCTCGCTTTCCTGAAAGACATCGTTGCGCTGGTGAAATACCACCATGAACGCTACGACGGCAGCGGTTATCCGGAAGGGCTTCGAGGTGATGCCATCCCGCTGGGAGCCAGAATTCTGGCGGCTTGCGACTGCTTTGAAACCATGATTTCCGGCAGGGCCTATATCCAGGCCATATCCCTGCGGGAAGCCATGACCAAACTCCGGCAGATGGCCGGCAAAACCCTCGACCCCCAGGTTGTCGATGCCCTGATTCGCGCCATCGAACACCATCCGGAAGACATGAATCTTCCCGATACCATGCCGTTACCCGCAGAACCCGAACTCCTCGACTGGATGAAACGATTCCAGCCGATTTTCTGA
- the prfB gene encoding peptide chain release factor 2 (programmed frameshift), which produces MSVEMKQTIKELYERIHPLRSIFDIPGKERRLKEIEAMLSSPGIWDSPEKTAPVLKERANLTETVATYHRLVKELEDAELMHNLAVEESDAAALQDVDAQLRKLESEVRELSLSLMLDGEDDASNAIVSITAGAGGTEAQDWAEMLFRMYVRWIERKGFAMEMLDYQPGDEAGIKGVTFTVTGKYAYGYLKSENGIHRLVRISPFNANGKRQTSFASVFVYPEISNEIVVDIDDKDLRIDIFRSSGAGGQHVNKTSSAIRITHLPTGIVVTCQQERSQHRNKDMAMKVLRARLHQLEKQKQDSKLQEMHDSKDEIAWGRQIRSYILHPYQMVKDHRIDLDVGNAADVLDGGLDPFINGVLLAGKSSEVRI; this is translated from the exons ATGAGCGTTGAGATGAAACAGACGATCAAGGAATTGTACGAGCGGATTCATCCGCTC AGGAGTATCTTTGACATCCCGGGAAAAGAACGCAGACTCAAGGAAATCGAGGCGATGCTCTCGTCCCCCGGGATCTGGGACAGCCCCGAAAAAACCGCACCCGTGCTGAAGGAAAGGGCGAACCTCACCGAGACGGTTGCAACCTATCACCGGCTGGTCAAGGAGCTGGAAGACGCCGAATTGATGCACAATCTGGCAGTGGAAGAATCCGATGCGGCGGCGTTGCAGGATGTGGACGCGCAACTCCGAAAGCTTGAATCGGAGGTGCGTGAACTTTCGCTCAGTCTCATGCTCGACGGGGAAGATGATGCCAGCAACGCCATCGTTTCCATCACCGCAGGCGCGGGCGGAACGGAAGCGCAGGATTGGGCCGAAATGCTCTTCCGGATGTACGTGCGCTGGATCGAGCGAAAAGGATTTGCCATGGAGATGCTCGATTACCAGCCCGGAGACGAGGCGGGCATCAAAGGCGTCACCTTTACCGTCACCGGGAAATACGCCTATGGCTATCTGAAATCGGAAAACGGGATCCATCGCCTGGTGCGGATTTCGCCTTTCAATGCCAACGGAAAACGGCAGACATCGTTTGCCTCCGTGTTCGTGTATCCGGAAATCTCCAACGAGATTGTCGTCGATATCGACGACAAGGACCTGCGCATCGATATTTTCCGTTCCAGCGGGGCAGGCGGCCAGCATGTCAACAAGACATCGAGCGCCATCCGCATCACCCATCTGCCCACCGGTATCGTTGTGACCTGCCAGCAGGAGCGCAGCCAGCACCGCAACAAGGACATGGCCATGAAAGTCCTGCGGGCGAGACTCCATCAACTGGAAAAGCAGAAGCAGGACAGCAAACTGCAGGAAATGCACGACAGCAAGGACGAGATCGCCTGGGGAAGGCAGATCCGCTCCTATATCCTGCATCCCTACCAGATGGTGAAGGACCACCGGATCGATCTCGATGTCGGCAATGCCGCAGATGTACTGGATGGCGGGCTGGATCCGTTCATCAACGGCGTTCTATTGGCCGGAAAATCGAGCGAGGTCCGGATTTAG